A single window of Leptospira semungkisensis DNA harbors:
- the coaE gene encoding dephospho-CoA kinase (Dephospho-CoA kinase (CoaE) performs the final step in coenzyme A biosynthesis.), translated as MTRSSMRADESFLVGITGMIGGGKSTVARLLEELGAFRISADELARKFTEPDSPITEELVQALGKDILDESGKLDRKRIAKLVFGNPEKLKALNGLTHPRIRNEFLDILNRQGKGTLVAWEVPLLFETDSFTLCDATVCVISDISSSLERAAKRDGISKEEVEARAKNQLSLQGKAEKADYSLKNTGDLEDLRKECELLYSKLRERMK; from the coding sequence ATGACTCGCTCTTCCATGAGAGCCGACGAGAGCTTTCTCGTTGGGATCACCGGTATGATTGGAGGAGGAAAGTCCACGGTTGCCCGTCTCTTGGAAGAGTTAGGAGCCTTTCGGATCAGTGCGGACGAGTTAGCTCGTAAATTCACTGAACCGGATAGCCCGATCACCGAAGAATTGGTCCAAGCCTTGGGCAAAGATATATTGGATGAGTCCGGCAAGTTGGATCGCAAACGGATCGCCAAATTAGTATTTGGGAATCCGGAGAAGTTGAAAGCCTTAAACGGCCTTACTCATCCTAGGATCCGAAATGAGTTCTTGGACATCCTGAACAGGCAGGGCAAGGGAACTTTAGTGGCCTGGGAAGTTCCGCTTCTTTTCGAAACGGACTCTTTCACTCTTTGCGATGCTACCGTATGCGTGATCTCCGACATTAGCTCTTCTCTTGAAAGGGCTGCCAAAAGAGACGGGATCAGCAAAGAAGAGGTGGAAGCAAGGGCCAAAAACCAGCTTTCTCTTCAGGGAAAAGCCGAGAAGGCCGACTATTCTCTTAAGAACACAGGGGATTTGGAAGACCTTCGCAAAGAATGCGAACTATTGTACTCTAAGTTGAGGGAAAGAATGAAATGA
- a CDS encoding protein-L-isoaspartate O-methyltransferase family protein: MENPKSDSSSSFDTPETILAREKMVREQIVGRGILDENLLSAFLKVPRHLFLPEEVRHLSYEDKAIPIGDEQTISQPYIVAYIVNRLRINSSDTVLEIGTGSGYLSAILDAMGAKILSLEIFPDLRRRAISVLETWSPGFTKRNRILQGDALLLSKGQVRFSKFVSSACFPKTPSEENPLFDSLEENGIAVLPVQFKDEYQFLLTLKKEKERLIETDRLSVKFVPLLGRTELL; the protein is encoded by the coding sequence ATGGAAAATCCTAAATCAGACTCTTCCTCTTCGTTCGATACTCCCGAGACGATTCTCGCGAGAGAGAAGATGGTACGAGAGCAAATTGTGGGAAGAGGGATCCTGGACGAAAACTTGCTCTCCGCTTTTTTGAAAGTCCCTAGACATCTGTTTCTTCCGGAGGAAGTCCGACATCTTTCTTATGAGGATAAGGCCATTCCGATCGGCGATGAACAAACCATCTCTCAGCCTTATATAGTGGCCTATATAGTCAATCGGCTCCGGATCAATTCTTCCGACACTGTGCTGGAAATAGGGACAGGTTCCGGCTATCTCTCGGCGATCCTGGATGCGATGGGCGCGAAAATCCTTTCCCTAGAAATTTTTCCGGACCTGAGAAGAAGGGCAATCTCCGTTCTGGAAACCTGGTCTCCCGGATTCACGAAAAGAAATCGGATCCTGCAAGGTGATGCTCTTCTTCTTTCAAAAGGACAGGTGAGATTTTCGAAATTCGTTTCCTCTGCTTGCTTTCCTAAAACACCTTCGGAAGAGAATCCGTTATTCGATTCCTTAGAAGAAAATGGGATTGCGGTTCTTCCTGTGCAATTCAAGGACGAATATCAATTTCTTCTCACTTTGAAGAAGGAGAAAGAACGTCTGATCGAGACGGATCGACTTTCT
- a CDS encoding SPOR domain-containing protein, protein MKEKVFYVINLDNKRITLLSLFLVGLLFSFFFLGVSVGRKRGQVQDDLTLNSNRESLQAMSSSSVTQNLEESAKLSETKREEEVKFRNLPPGAEVVDLRAEPSPTKKEEPSKIETEAPVSSEKKLVRKEKEPKKSVGTPHKKLSHKVDKDFFVQVAAFKTKEKADELKSSLGGKSYVKKTKNGYFTVRLGNFPSKDDAEKSMKRLPANLKENSLVSKE, encoded by the coding sequence ATGAAAGAGAAAGTTTTCTACGTCATTAATCTAGACAATAAAAGAATCACGTTATTATCCCTATTTCTAGTAGGACTTCTCTTTTCCTTCTTCTTCTTAGGAGTTTCTGTGGGAAGAAAGAGAGGTCAGGTCCAAGATGATCTGACCTTGAACTCGAATCGCGAAAGTTTGCAGGCAATGTCCTCTTCTTCCGTGACCCAAAATCTAGAAGAGTCTGCGAAACTCTCGGAAACCAAACGAGAAGAAGAAGTGAAGTTCCGAAATCTTCCTCCAGGAGCAGAAGTTGTCGACCTGAGAGCGGAGCCTTCTCCGACTAAGAAAGAAGAACCTTCCAAGATCGAGACCGAGGCTCCGGTTTCTTCCGAAAAAAAATTAGTTCGCAAGGAAAAGGAACCAAAAAAATCCGTTGGGACTCCGCATAAAAAACTTTCTCATAAAGTAGATAAGGACTTTTTCGTTCAGGTAGCGGCCTTCAAAACAAAAGAAAAAGCGGACGAACTCAAATCGTCCTTAGGTGGGAAGTCTTACGTGAAAAAAACGAAAAACGGATATTTCACGGTTCGCTTAGGCAATTTTCCTTCTAAGGATGACGCGGAGAAATCTATGAAAAGACTTCCCGCAAATTTGAAAGAGAACTCTTTGGTCTCTAAGGAATAA
- a CDS encoding FFLEELY motif protein, whose translation MDQKELEPVRIAVVRSTIDRLRHTYSDLIGSIKGYDGIPSFFENNLYAPSNKEERDSALESLYEKLKTVAGKSMTDNIHQIILLNRMTDSLDFDTAKVVIENNLIEDGFIPQEGLYAALGAVGRFEDRKEQIRMVGETLKFFFSLSKLPMVKLIMAPIKVAASMVGATSLVDTMEAGYNLSTKIKDLQPFIDSFVDRENRLLGKLINGEKIDA comes from the coding sequence ATGGATCAAAAAGAACTCGAACCAGTTCGCATCGCCGTTGTAAGATCCACCATAGATAGATTGCGTCATACGTATTCGGACCTGATTGGCTCGATTAAGGGATACGACGGAATTCCAAGCTTCTTCGAAAATAATTTATACGCTCCCAGCAATAAGGAAGAAAGAGACAGCGCTCTCGAAAGCCTTTACGAAAAATTAAAAACCGTCGCGGGCAAGTCGATGACGGACAATATCCATCAAATCATTCTATTAAATAGGATGACTGACTCCTTAGATTTTGATACTGCCAAAGTGGTGATCGAGAATAATCTAATAGAGGACGGATTCATTCCCCAAGAAGGATTGTATGCAGCGTTAGGCGCAGTTGGAAGATTCGAGGACAGAAAAGAACAAATCCGCATGGTCGGAGAGACTTTGAAATTCTTCTTTTCACTTTCCAAACTCCCGATGGTAAAACTAATAATGGCACCGATCAAAGTAGCCGCCTCTATGGTCGGAGCAACTTCTCTCGTTGATACGATGGAAGCAGGTTACAATCTCTCCACTAAGATCAAGGATTTACAACCTTTCATCGATTCCTTTGTAGATAGAGAGAACCGACTCCTGGGCAAACTGATCAACGGCGAAAAGATAGACGCCTGA